CAATGACCCCAAAAAGTAACTTGGTTCATTACGTTGGTATAGGAACAGTTGAAAATCGCAACTTTGCACACACAGCTCAAACAGATTTCcccaaaaaagaaggaactTGGATCAGCATCCAACGAGATGGTAATTCTAACTCAAACCGAACCACCGACAGCAGGGATGAAAACGatgaaagcaaaaaatcgTATTGTAAAGAGTACTTGCACCACTCAAAAAAGTTCAGctcttctaaaaaaaaaaacaacctGGAATCTATCCGTTTAAGTAAAACAAGTTTTACACTTAATcttgaagacgaagatgtAATAGAATGCGACTTTAATGATAAAGTGCCTTGTTGTATTGATTTACTTTCTGGCGCTACTCTGGAAAAAAGTTCTTTAACGCTGAATGAACTAAATATAAAACTGTTTGATACACTCCATCGGTTCCGAGTAAGTAAAGATAAtcctgaagaaaaattagtAGAAATGATTCTTCCAAATTGTGTGACGCTATTAGACATATTCGATGAGTCGGAACTTTCGTCTAGTTGTTGTGacgatatttttgaaagctcCACGTTCCTCAATACAATCGAACACATAGTGCATGATATTTGGGTGGAGACTCTAACAGAAAACCTAACTCTATTTCCAACATTCAATAGCTATTTAGAATTGTACAAGGACAGGTATATGATTTGCAAAGTAAAAGATCGGCGCACCTCCACAAATATAGTAGAGATACTAGAAAGTTTTAAGCATTTTCCCACTTCTGTCCTGGAAACTTTCAGGCTTGGAATCAAATCAACAGGAAAAGACCTGTGGCACACAGAGAGCGCCATTATGAACTacattattttcaacaggACATTCTGTACTATAATTTTAGAAATCCGAAAATGCTTCATCTTGATCATCAGATTTATGCACTCTGCCGATCTTTTGAGGATTTTTTCGAATCAAGTGTTTTTATCATTCATTGACGTTCTAGTAAAAATCGTATTCGAATGCCAGATCCCGCAGTTGTTTCTGGGAATCAACGAAGTTGTTGAACTGTGGCTACAAGGCGACGAGACAGGACGCGAACAACTCTTGCGTGCATGGTGCGACGCAATTGTCGGTAGTACAAATGCAGTTGAGTCAAGAGACACCCCGAATTTAGAATCGGAGTCGTTCACGTCAAGCACAGATGAAGGCGAAGACAGCCTCAAATTTAACAAGTGGGATGTAATAGAACCGTTCATCGACAATATCAGGGCCGCCTGTTCCCGGCAGCAGCTACAATCCGCCAAGTTAcagcaataacaatacGTACATATACGTACGTACATATACGTACGCACATACACACTACAAATACATCCATGCAGACCCCACCAAGCTCTTAATGATGTCCTCTACGCAACCTGGCAGTGCTTTGACTAATATAACACACATCGTTCCGTACGAAGACCGAACCGTGTATCAAACGAACAGCaaaaacaaggaaaaaacgAAATCATGGGGCTCACCACCAGGTCGCAGCACACCTTTCGTCTCGTGCAGATTGGCCACAGCAAACATTGGACGTAGCGGTTTTTAGCGAGCCAAGAACCGTTCGGGCACAGCTCGAGGTTACACTGTCACTGCCTCAAGGGGGATGATgcagaaagagaaatcttcttcttgcctACGGCAGCACAGTGTCTTATCGATCGCACTTACTCAACACgaccaaaaagaaaaaaaagtaaaaaaacagaaacggaaaagaagaaactagTACGACAGCCCGTAGGAAGcgccattttttttttctatatcgGGCATTGTGTGCCACCCGCCCTGCCGCTAACGCGTTTCATAACTCCAATTAGGCTGCAATTCACGCCCTCGGGGCCTCTTGACGCGTTCTCGCTCTGCGGTGCCTGGCCGCCTTTACCACTTTGGTTACTATTTTAGGAAGTGGCTTTATCTCCGTGGACCGTGGCTTTTCGCGTTTGAGATAGACGGgaagaatttctttttttttgtttcttcatatGGTTCGGTATTTTACGCGCACGaatctaaaaaaagaaaaactcaTAAGCTAGTCtcgaaaattttcatcGATCTATCcgttcctttttcttccagttttccaaatcaaaaaattcttgttcctttctttctcttggtttatattaaaagatattttagTTCTATTCTTGATCTTCAGTTTACCTTTCAAAACGGGCAGAACACCACAGACGTTTTAACCGACTATAACGTTCTCCATTCTCACACATTAGCTTTCACTTAGCACTCAGGAACTAACGCAAATCCTAAGTTCCATTTTAAGAGATTAGTCGAATTTTTGTGGTTTCAGAATAGAAAGACAATACTGTCACTCGACTGGTATTTAGAGGAATATTAAACTCGTCTACGTTCGCTCtaagagaaagaaaaaaaaagtaaatcCAAAAAGTAAGCTCTTTCTCACATCGATCAGACAATGAACGCTGATCAACATCCTTACCAGGATCAAACGGTATACCCTCAGGAGCAAGGTGAAGGCCAAGGTCAAGGTCAAGAGCAGGACTACGACCAGTATGGCCAGCCTTTGTATCCTCAACAAACTGATGGTTACTACGACCCAGCTATGGCCGCCGGTAACGAAGCTGATATGTACGGTCAACAGCCACCAAACGACTCTTATGACCAAGAATACACAAACGGCGAATACTATGGCCAACCGCCAAACATGGCTGCGCAAGACGGTGAAAACTTCTCCGATTTCAGCAGTTACGGCCCCCCTGGCACCCCTGGCTATGACAGCTATGGTGGCCAGTACACCCCTTCTCAAATGAGTTACGGAGAACCTAACTCGTCTGGTACTTCCACCCCCGTCTATGGTAACTACGATCCAAACGCTATTGCTATGGCTTTACCGAATGAACCTTATCCTGCTTGGACTGCGGACTCTCAATCTCCCGTCTCTATCGAGCAAATAGAAGATATCTTCATCGATTTGACAAATAGACTAGGGTTCCAAAGAGACTCCATGAGAAATGTCTTCGACCACTTTATGGTTCTTTTGGATTCGAGGTCTTCGAGAATGTCACCAGATCAAGCTTTGCTATCCCTACATGCCGATTATATCGGTGGTGATACTGccaattacaaaaaatggTATTTCGCTGCTCAATTAGATTTGGATGACGATATCGGTTTCAGAAATATGAGTCTTGGTAAGCTATCAAGAAAGGCAAGAAAGgctaagaagaagaataagaaGGCCATGGAAGAGGCGGACCCAGAAGATGCTGAAGAAACCTTAAATAAAATCGAAGGTGACAACTCTTTAGAAGCCGCTGATTTCAGATGgaaagcaaaaatgaaCCAGTTGTCCCCACTGGAAAGAGTTCGCCAAATCGCCCTATACCTATTGTGTTGGGGTGAAGCTAATCAAGTCAGGTTCACAGCAGAATGTTTGTGTTTTATTTACAAGTGTGCTGCTGATTATTTGGATTCTCCTCTCTGCCAACAACGTCAAGAACCCATGCCAGAAGGtgatttcttgaacagAGTCATAACACCGCTATATCAATTCATCAGAAATCAAGTTTACGAAGTTGTTGATGGTCGTTTTGTCAAACGTGAAAGAGACCACAACGAAGTCATTGGGTACGATGACTTAAATCAATTGTTTTGGTACCCAGAAGGTATTGCTAAGAtcgtttttgaagatggaACCAAGTTGATTGAGTTACCAGTCGAAGAACGTTATTTAAGATTAGGCGATGTTGTCTGGGGCGATGTCTTTTTTAAGACTTATAAGGAAACCCGTACCTGGTTACATTTGATCACTAATTTCAACCGTATTTGGGTCATGCATATTTCCATCTATTGGATGTACTGTGCTTATAATGCACCAACCTTCTACACTCACAACTATCAACAACTGGTCAACAATCAACCTTTGGCAGCTTATAGATGGGCCACCGCGGCATTAGGTGGTACTGTAGCATGCATAATTCAGATCATTGCTACTATATGTGAATGGTCATTCGttccaagaaaatgggCTGGTGCTCAACATCTATCTCGTAGGTTCTGGTTCTTATGCGTCATTCTTGCTATCAATCTAGGTCCGCTTATATTCGTTTTCGCTTACGATAAAGACACCGTTAACTCCACTGCTGCACGTGTTGTAGCTGCCGTTACATTTTTCATTGCCGTTGCTactatcattttcttttccattatGCCGTTGGGTGGGTTGTTTACATCCTATATGAAGAAATCTACTAGACGTTATGTCGCATCTCAAACTTTTACTGCTGCTTTTGCTCCTTTGCATGGCTTAGACAGATGGATGTCTTATCTAGTCTGGGTCACTGTTTTTGCCGCCAAATATTCAGAatcatatttctttttgattttatcattgaGAGATCCAATGAGAATTTTGTCTACCACTTCAATGAGATGTACAGGTGAACATTGGTGGGGTGACAAGATATGTAAAATCCAACCAAAGATTGTGCTAGGTTTGATGATTGCCACAGATttcatccttttcttcttggatACCTACTTATGGTATATCATTGTCAATACTGTTTTCTCTGTCGGTAAATCTTTCTATTTAGGTATTTCTATCTTAACACCATGGAGAAATATCTTTACGAGATTACCAAAGAGAATTTACTCTAAAATTTTGGCTACCAGCGATATGGAAATTAAGTACAAACCAAAAGTTTTAATTTCTCAAGTTTGGAATGCTGTCATTATTTCCATGTACAGAGAACACTTGTTGGCAATTGATCATGTACAAAAGTTATTGTATCATCAAGTTCCATCCGAAATTGAAGGTAAAAGAACTTTGAGAGCTCcaactttctttgtttctcaAGATGACAACAATTTTGAAACCGAATTTTTCCCCAGAGATTCAGAAGCTGAACGTcgtatttcatttttcgCTCAGTCTCTGTCTACACCAATTCCCGAACCACTACCAGTTGACAACATGCCAACTTTTACTGTGTTAACTCCTCATTACGCCGAAAGAATATTATTGTCTTTGAGAGAAATTATTCGTGAAGATGATCAATTCTCCAGAGTCACTCTGTTGGAATACCTAAAACAGTTACATCCCGTTGAATGGGAGTGTTTTGTCAAGGATACCAAGATTTTGGC
This DNA window, taken from Saccharomyces eubayanus strain FM1318 chromosome XII, whole genome shotgun sequence, encodes the following:
- the SPO77 gene encoding Spo77p, whose translation is MFHKKVNPNYNLKRNFFLPLEHDCSSRGSRVPREDPSPEASSSFFPLHDTLFTSEDSSMTPKSNLVHYVGIGTVENRNFAHTAQTDFPKKEGTWISIQRDGNSNSNRTTDSRDENDESKKSYCKEYLHHSKKFSSSKKKNNLESIRLSKTSFTLNLEDEDVIECDFNDKVPCCIDLLSGATLEKSSLTLNELNIKLFDTLHRFRVSKDNPEEKLVEMILPNCVTLLDIFDESELSSSCCDDIFESSTFLNTIEHIVHDIWVETLTENLTLFPTFNSYLELYKDRYMICKVKDRRTSTNIVEILESFKHFPTSVLETFRLGIKSTGKDLWHTESAIMNYIIFNRTFCTIILEIRKCFILIIRFMHSADLLRIFSNQVFLSFIDVLVKIVFECQIPQLFLGINEVVELWLQGDETGREQLLRAWCDAIVGSTNAVESRDTPNLESESFTSSTDEGEDSLKFNKWDVIEPFIDNIRAACSRQQLQSAKLQQ